A single window of Bombus pascuorum chromosome 1, iyBomPasc1.1, whole genome shotgun sequence DNA harbors:
- the LOC132916077 gene encoding 3,4-dihydroxyphenylacetaldehyde synthase-like: MDTKEFLDFGKAMIDFVANYTDNIRDRNVLADVEPGYLSKLIPEEAPQKPEDWQQVLIDVERFILPGVTHWNSPNFHAFYPAGNSYPAIVADILSAAIGNIGLSWIASPACTELEVITLNWMAKLLGLPKQFLHNNEGFGGGVIQGSASETVLIALLTAKEQTTRRVKHLYPDMDEAIIKTKLVAYSSDQSNSSVEKGGILASISMRLLPTDEKCALRGETLLKAVKEDLEKGLIPCCVISTLGTTGTCAFDKLDELGPICKEYDMWLHVDAAYAGGAFICPEYRYLMSGVEYSDSIVVNAHKWLLVNFDCSLFWVKDSRKIVETFNVERIYLEHNKQGPVPDYRHWQIPLGRRFRSLKVWFLLRIYGSEGIKQYIRYTIQMAQMFEDYVKSDSRFELTVERSMSLVCFRLRGDDRLTKELIDRLTKRRKLYVIAATYRGRLIVRFTVGCRFTREEDITFAWKEITSQATEILQSAAAEREVHESFKNSEVDIASRIKSLNIETKTQKIS, from the exons ATGGACACCAAGGAATTCCTCGATTTTGGCAAAGCAATGATCGATTTCGTGGCTAATTATACGGACAACATAAGAGATAGAAATGTCCTTGCGGATGTGGAGCCAGGATATCTTTCTAAACTGATACCGGAAGAAGCTCCGCAGAAACCGGAAGATTGGCAACAAGTGCTTATAGACGTCGAGCGTTTTATTTTACCAGGG gtGACCCATTGGAATTCACCAAATTTCCACGCATTCTATCCAGCGGGAAACTCGTATCCCGCGATTGTAGCTGATATTCTAAGCGCCGCCATTGGCAATATAGGATTATCGTGGATAGCTTCTCCTGCGTGTACCGAACTAGAAGTAATAACGTTGAATTGGATGGCAAAATTACTAGGATTACCAAAACAGTTTCTGCACAATAACGAAGGGTTTGGAGGAGGTGTTATACag GGATCAGCCAGCGAGACTGTGTTGATAGCTTTGTTAACAGCAAAGGAACAAACAACACGTCGTGTGAAACATCTATACCCAGATATGGACGAAGCTATCATCAAGACCAAATTAGTTGCATATTCATCTG ATCAATCGAACTCGTCCGTGGAAAAAGGCGGAATATTGGCATCGATTTCTATGAGACTTTTACCTACCGATGAGAAATGTGCCTTACGTGGTGAAACGTTGCTGAAGGCGGTCAAAGAGGATTTAGAGAAAGGTTTAATACCGTGTTGCGTGATATCAACTTTGGGAACTACCGGTACATGTGCTTTCGATAAACTCGACGAATTGGGACCTATTTGTAAGGAATACGATATGTGGTTGCACGTTGATGCAGCTTACGCAG GTGGTGCTTTCATTTGTCCcgaatatcgatatttaatgTCCGGCGTTGAATATAGCGATTCCATTGTTGTGAACGCACACAAGTGGTTGTTAGTTAATTTCGACTGTTCTCTTTTCTG GGTTAAAGATTCTAGGAAAATTGTCGAGACGTTTAACGTAGAAAGAATTTACTTAGAACATAATAAACAAGGACCAGTTCCAGATTACAGA cacTGGCAAATTCCTTTGGGTCGCCGTTTCCGCTCCTTAAAAGTCTGGTTTTTACTTCGTATATATGGAAGCGAAGGAATCAAGCagtatatacgatatacgataCAAATGGCGCAGATGTTTGAAGATTATGTTAAATCCGACAGTAGATTTGAACTAACGGTAGAGAGATCTATGTCTTTGGTTTGCTTCAGATTGAGG gGTGACGATCGGTTGACAAAGGAACTCATCGATCGCTTAACAAAACGGAGAAAGCTTTATGTAATTGCTGCAACGTACCGTGGAAGATTAATCGTCCGATTTACGGTAGGTTGCCGTTTTACTCGCGAAGAAGATATCACGTTTGCATGGAAGGAAATTACGAGTCAAGCGACAGAAATTCTGCAATCTGCTGCTGCAGAGAGAGAGGTACACgaatctttcaaaaattcgGAAGTCGATATCGCGTCGAGGATAAAAAGTTTGAACATTGAAACGAAAACGCAAAAGATATCGTAG